The Misgurnus anguillicaudatus chromosome 21, ASM2758022v2, whole genome shotgun sequence genome includes a window with the following:
- the LOC129429952 gene encoding uncharacterized protein, with protein MENIWIKGVKRKLKKVTDPDVIQEVVVFEEKEDDFMQSYVKTLENETQNYFKLPVSTHKDYYYYSCERSNKATGSSTGQPTQTRANSCRAYVSFKIIKDAGFTGAVVHKMLKHSGHNFNIQEEGVKNRIDPELLALIQMWLEQGLSVSETLLRSVDWAGRHGHKDKLNRRYYVTPEDIRIIQKSLNALIFPDVKDCISVDILATSELKENICFYQPLSDGQPLIIVVQTPWQKQLLKEHPHPMVFMDATYRGITSYGYAFYALLLSNSIGRGVPFAYFIVSQESTATLTLCLEKLSSCNPGFLPRSVMIDRDLKEHNAIRQIFPSAKIFLCWFHVLQAVHRWLVKRDGGNLPASQRNMVIHAMVAMKGCLTEEDFIHTSATKCKELDSYLGSTNVSTYLKNQWIPLRELWSNFGRSFNHENCETNNKAERFFLTIKYQFLKGNANRRIDQLLGLLCGDVHKYYCYMDELAANGRIKGANADDFSNVVKSMFEKGLDSKCEINKEGTCFVPPHTSTQSHTVDLVMVRCDCKRSKCGSLCKHIVFSRLVAQQQGLNIQDIRSDLAKKIVNCHSYFSDDETPTAPHSDGSVGTTSHKSPTSCTCTANSHYETCVCILVHNILYVSPTPCELIANHSDCQKTPNQMPKAKLQAMLTDLVEWSQSDMYTENKELYKICKKI; from the exons ATGGAAAACATTTGGATTAAAGGTGTTAAAAGAAAGCTGAAGAAGGTTACAGATCCTGATgtcattcaagaagttgttgtttttgaggAGAAGGAGGACGACTTCATGCAGTCttatgtcaagacattggaaaATGAAACACAGAACTATTTTAAATTGCCTGTAAGTACACACAAAGACTACTATTATTATTCATGTGAGAGATCAAACAAAGCAACCGGAAGCAGCACAGGACAACCAACCCAAACCAGAGCAAACTCTTGCAGGGCGTATGTGTCTTTCAAGATAATCAAGGATGCTGGATTTACAGGTGCTGTTGTGCACAAAATGCTGAAGCACAGTGGACATAACTTCAATATACAAGAAGAGGGTGTCAAAAACCGTATTGACCCAGAATTACTGGCGTTAATTCAGATGTGGCTTGAGCAAGGATTATCAGTCTCTGAAACACTTCTAAGGAGTGTTGATTGGGCAGGAAGGCATGGACATAAAGACAAACTAAATCGCAGATACTATGTTACACCAGAGGATATAAGAATAATTCAAAAGAGCCTCAATGCACTAATTTTTCCAGATGTAAAAGATTGTATCAGTGTTGATATACTTGCCACCTCAGAGTTAAAGGAGAATatttgcttctatcaaccacTAAGTGATGGACAGCCCTTGATAATTGTAGTACAGACACCTTGGCAAAAACAACTTCTCAAGGAACATCCACATCCAATGGTGTTCATGGATGCCACCTACAGGGGGATCACCTCTTATGGCTATGCATTTTATGCACTTCTTCTAAGTAATAGTATTGGAAGAGGAGTTCCATTTGCATACTTTATCGTAAGTCAGGAATCAACAGCCACACTCACTCTGTGCTTGGAAAAGCTTTCTAGCTGTAATCCTGGATTTCTTCCCCG GTCAGTCATGATTGATAGGGACCTGAAAGAGCACAATGCCATTAGACAGATATTTCCATCGGCAAAGATATTCCTTTGTTGGTTTCATGTCCTGCAG GCCGTGCATAGGTGGTTGGTCAAACGAGATGGAGGAAACCTGCCAGCGAGCCAGAGAAACATGGTGATTCATGCAATGGTTGCAATGAAGGGGTGTTTAACA GAAGAGGACTTCATTCACACTTCTGCCACCAAGTGCAAGGAGCTAGATTCCTACCTTGGTAGTACAAACGTATCTACATACTTGAAGAATCAGTGGATTCCTTTGAGGGAGCTGTGGTCCAATTTTGGCAGATCATTCAATCACGAAAATTGTGAAACCAATAACAAGGCAGAAAG ATTCTTTCTCACAATTAAATATCAGTTCCTGAAAGGAAACGCAAACAGGCGTATTGATCAGCTCCTTGGCCTGCTGTGTGGAGATGTTCACAAATATTACTG TTACATGGATGAGCTGGCGGCAAACGGACGAATCAAAGGAGCCAATGCTGATGACTTCTCTAATGTTGTCAAGTCTATGTTTGAGAAGGGTCTGGATTcaaaatgtgaaattaataaagAGGGCACATGTTTTGTTCCACCACATACAAGTACTCAGTCCCACACAGTTGATTTGGTCATGGTGAGATGTGACTGCAAAAGATCCAAATGCGGTTCTTTGTGTAAACACATAGTTTTCTCAAGATTAGTTGCACAGCAACAAGGATTAAATATTCAAGACATAAGGTCTGATCTTGCTAAAAAAATCGTTAATTGTCACTCATATTTCTCAGATGATGAAACCCCAACCGCCCCCCACAGTGACGGCAGTGTAGGGACTACAAGCCACAAAAGTCCAACATCCTGCACATGCACAGCAAATAGCCATTATGAaacatgtgtttgtattttggTTCACAACATCCTCTACGTTTCACCGACGCCCTGTGAGTTGATTGCGAATCATTCAGATTGCCAGAAAACACCAAATCAAATGCCAAAAGCCAAACTCCAGGCCATGTTAACAGACCTTGTTGAATGGAGCCAATCAGACATGTACACTGAAAACAAGGAGCTGTACAAGAT atgcaaaaaaatctga
- the LOC129439018 gene encoding transmembrane protein 272, producing the protein METTETVAARKSFIVVINLIGWMVLISAIGLGVIHLYECPVQPNLPIYLTVTGASGLLSMLLIYIRNTMDDCLLARVCSVFSLTLYLFIVCWFIAGTYWIYSVYPPNYDLTSATNHCHRTMYLFAFWFNNLCFLCLSILLVFCIYAILHNFAIAIFYK; encoded by the exons ATGGAAACCACAGAGACTGTTGCTGCCAGAAAATCATTCATTG TGGTGATTAACCTGATTGGATGGATGGTGTTAATATCAGCTATTGGATTAG GAGTCATCCATTTGTATGAGTGTCCTGTTCAACCAAACCTTCCCATCTATCTGACTGTGACTGGAGCGAGTGGACTGCTTTCAATGCTGCTGATATACATCAGGAACACTATGGATGACTGTCTTCTTGCTCGTGTCTGCAGCGTTTTCAGCCTGACGCTCTACCTATTCATTGTGTGCTGGTTTATTGCTG gtaCATACTGGATTTACTCTGTATATCCTCCAAACTATGACCTCACCAGTGCTACCAACCACTGTCACCGAACAATGTACCTGTTTGCATTTTGGTTTAACAATCTCTGTTTTCTCTGTTTGTCCATATTGCTTGTTTTTTGTATCTATGCCATCCTACACAACTTTGCTATTGccatattttacaaataa
- the LOC129439008 gene encoding transmembrane protein 272: protein MFTWQKSFSDSGCVNYRTTGIMDPKQILGYVKSPLANVPCLVLSKLLCMAIPIAQIAIGSVYLNDCPKQNYIPIYVLVCGVFGVVLGLLACLPCARDTNEGGHPILSLLCSVWNGLVCTFLFCWLISGSVWIYSIYPPNYNQTMTADLYCNKTLYLFAFWTTTVGYILLALFLLIGCCCCVGYCICGLAQK, encoded by the exons atgtttacttGGCAAAAGTCATTTTCAGATTCCGGGTGTGTCAACTACAGAACTACAG GCATTATGGATCCGAAACAAATCTTGGGTTATGTAAAGTCTCCTCTAGCAAATGTGCCTTGCCTTG TGCTTTCAAAATTACTCTGCATGGCTATTCCCATTGCTCAGATCGCCATAG GTTCGGTATATCTCAATGACTGTCCCAAGCAGAACTATATCCCAATTTATGTGCTGGTATGTGGAGTGTTTGGTGTGGTTCTGGGCTTGTTGGCTTGTCTGCCCTGTGCTAGGGACACCAATGAGGGAGGCCATCCAATACTGAGCCTCCTCTGCTCGGTGTGGAATGGACTGGTGTGCACATTCCTTTTTTGCTGGTTGATCAGTG GTAGTGTGTGGATTTACTCCATTTACCCCCCTAACTACAACCAAACCATGACGGCCGATCTCTACTGCAATAAGACCCTCTATCTGTTTGCATTCTGGACCACCACAGTGGGATACATTCTATTAGCTCTGTTTTTGTTGATTGGCTGCTGTTGTTGTGTTGGTTATTGTATATGTGGTTTAGCACAGAAATGA